CAGCAAAGGGCGCTACTTCTTGGACAGGGACGGCTTCTTGTTCCGCTACATCCTAGATTATCTCCGAGACCTGAACTTGGTCCTACCGGACTTCTTCCCCGAGAAGAGTCGACTGCAGAGGGAGGCTGACTTTTTCCAGCTGCGGGACCTTGCCAAACGCCTTAGCCCCCGGGTGAGTAAGGACAATTCAATCTGCGAGGAGATCAGCCAGAGCGACACCGAGGAAGGTGCGCAGCAGTGCGGCTCCTCAGCAGGCGTGGAGACTTTACGCGCCATATCGGTCAGCGGGGCCACGCGCTCCCCGTCACTGGACTCCAGAAAGTCGGGCTATATCACGATAGGATACCGCGGCTCGTACACCATTGGCAGGGACATCCAAACCGACGCCAAATTCAGGAGAGTGGCGCGCATCACTGTCTGCGGGAAGACGGCCCTGGCCAAGGAAGTGTTTGGAGACACGCTGAATGAGAGCAGAGACCCGGACAGACCCCCGGAGAGATACACATCCCGGTACTATCTCAAGTATAATTTTCTAGAGCAGGCATTTGATAAGCTGACAGAGGTGGGCTTTCACATGGTGGCATGCAGCTCCACAGGCACCTGCGCCTACACCAGCAATGATCCAAACGAGGACAAAATTTGGACAAGCTACACTGAATATGTGTTCTGTCGGGAgcagtaaacatgtcaaactaatGTAAATAGACATTTCTTAATCTAGAGAGGGATGTCTTAAAATAGAATTGCATTTGCTGTGTTGAATGGTATCGTTTTTCAAGGGCAAGTGAATGCGAAATATTGCTTCATTATTCTAAGAATAGACAAATAAAAGTAGCCTATCACCACTTCTGTGGTAAAACAGATAAAGTGAAATGCCACTATATTGACTCTACACAAGTGGAATTTGGATGTTAAAAGTGTGCAAACATAGTTTGAGTTGACACACCCATCCAAAACAGTGTTGTGTATAAACATCAACAAgatgtcatcatcatcatcatcacctcaTAGAACTGCATATCAATGTTTCAGTCATTTCTGACTCAGTGCTGTGTGAATGGAGTGGCATCCAAAAACAGACAAGCAGTGATTAGTATTCAGTGTTATTGTAATTTTAGGCTTGCTCGATCACATGTTTGGCTAAGTTTTGTATTATCTATTAGACTCTGATACTTAGCAGTTCTATGACATGATACAGTGTATgtgcttgcttgcttgcttgctaGAGTTGTActgttcaaatgaaataaaatcttGTATTTGGTTATTCTTTGTCAACCAACCCAGATTTTTCTCAACGTTGTCTGCACAAAGTATAGGATTAAAATACTGGCATTCCCCTACTGCAACCGTTTCAACGTAACTCTGTGGCGAA
This genomic stretch from Eleginops maclovinus isolate JMC-PN-2008 ecotype Puerto Natales chromosome 7, JC_Emac_rtc_rv5, whole genome shotgun sequence harbors:
- the kctd12.1 gene encoding BTB/POZ domain-containing protein KCTD12.1 — encoded protein: MALADTERVVTNCTDPGSPFSEIIELNVGGQVYVTRHKTLIAVPDSLLWNMFSKKSPKELARDSKGRYFLDRDGFLFRYILDYLRDLNLVLPDFFPEKSRLQREADFFQLRDLAKRLSPRVSKDNSICEEISQSDTEEGAQQCGSSAGVETLRAISVSGATRSPSLDSRKSGYITIGYRGSYTIGRDIQTDAKFRRVARITVCGKTALAKEVFGDTLNESRDPDRPPERYTSRYYLKYNFLEQAFDKLTEVGFHMVACSSTGTCAYTSNDPNEDKIWTSYTEYVFCREQ